One region of Candidatus Methylomirabilis sp. genomic DNA includes:
- a CDS encoding ATP-binding protein — translation MVRRNSTLREELVRHFSAKREPLRREWLRQMKAKDLLEGLTLQEIETESGMVCTMYLDCLETGEYDTALAYARSRVTQGVFGGQTPEQIMDRLALLHDVCRKSLFRRYRGEVDRLAKLLDLYAPVVNRLQTVIVFAFVEERERMDRREMSQLRMLVKAGMILSAKLSLEDVLQRIANMACKLTNARYAALGVLDGKGGLSRFITAGVNETTRQAIGSPPCGKGILAVLMREVKPLRLKNLTEDPRAHGFPPHHPPMNSFLGVPVISKGKVLGNLYVTEKQGADEFSEEDETLAMTLAAQAAIALENANLYEELRRSYDELKQSQQLLVRQEKLASLGRLAAGLAHELNNPLSSVAGFAEALQRRVETEEISDPSALAEVGQYVTMIQNEVTRAAAIVRRLLDFARQREPAFSLVDVYDVVLNAVSFVERQASLENQQIVVTPFPEGSVVRADAQMLQQVFLNLLTNALDAIESGGEIRIDAHHRRETIEPAFEQKWLDVSVSDTGSGISPENLLRVFDPFFTTKEVGKGTGLGLAISQSIVEQHKGSIEVRSEGIGKGAVVIIRLPLADRRGMDGGPIRSPRTEERT, via the coding sequence GACCGAATCCGGCATGGTCTGTACCATGTATCTGGACTGCCTAGAAACCGGGGAATACGATACAGCCCTGGCCTATGCCCGTTCCAGAGTGACACAGGGCGTGTTTGGAGGGCAGACTCCGGAGCAGATCATGGATCGCCTGGCGCTGCTGCATGATGTGTGCAGGAAATCCCTTTTCAGGAGATATCGGGGTGAGGTGGATCGGCTGGCGAAGCTCCTCGATCTCTACGCCCCCGTGGTCAATCGCCTCCAGACGGTAATTGTGTTCGCCTTTGTGGAGGAGAGGGAGAGGATGGACAGGCGAGAGATGAGCCAGCTTCGGATGCTTGTGAAGGCAGGCATGATCCTCAGCGCGAAGCTCTCTCTTGAGGATGTCTTGCAGCGCATCGCCAACATGGCCTGCAAGCTGACGAACGCTCGCTATGCGGCCCTCGGCGTCTTGGACGGCAAGGGCGGTCTCAGTCGCTTCATCACGGCGGGTGTCAACGAGACCACCAGGCAGGCCATAGGTTCGCCACCGTGTGGGAAGGGGATCCTGGCGGTGCTTATGCGGGAGGTGAAGCCCCTGCGCCTGAAGAACCTGACAGAGGATCCTCGCGCGCACGGGTTCCCACCTCACCATCCTCCGATGAACTCCTTTCTGGGTGTGCCTGTCATCTCAAAGGGAAAAGTCCTTGGGAACCTTTACGTCACGGAGAAGCAGGGTGCCGACGAGTTCAGCGAAGAGGATGAGACCCTGGCTATGACGCTGGCTGCTCAGGCTGCGATAGCGCTCGAGAACGCCAATCTGTACGAGGAGTTGCGACGCTCGTACGATGAACTGAAACAGTCGCAGCAGTTGCTGGTGCGGCAAGAGAAGCTCGCCTCGCTTGGTCGATTAGCCGCCGGACTGGCCCATGAACTGAACAATCCCCTCTCCTCGGTGGCCGGCTTTGCTGAGGCCCTTCAGCGGCGTGTCGAGACGGAGGAGATCAGTGACCCCTCCGCCCTTGCAGAGGTGGGGCAGTATGTCACGATGATCCAGAATGAAGTGACCCGCGCAGCGGCGATTGTCCGCCGCCTGCTCGATTTCGCCCGGCAGCGCGAGCCCGCCTTCAGCCTGGTGGATGTCTATGACGTCGTGTTGAACGCGGTATCGTTTGTGGAGCGGCAAGCCAGCCTCGAAAATCAGCAGATTGTCGTAACCCCATTCCCGGAAGGGAGCGTGGTCCGGGCCGATGCTCAGATGCTTCAGCAGGTCTTCCTCAACCTTCTGACAAATGCGCTCGATGCCATCGAGAGTGGCGGGGAGATTCGCATAGACGCGCATCACCGTCGAGAGACCATTGAGCCGGCCTTCGAACAGAAATGGCTCGATGTGTCCGTGTCCGATACGGGTAGCGGGATCTCGCCGGAGAACCTTTTGAGGGTCTTTGATCCGTTCTTTACAACTAAGGAGGTAGGTAAAGGGACGGGCCTTGGTCTTGCTATTAGCCAGAGCATCGTCGAGCAGCACAAAGGCAGCATCGAGGTGCGAAGCGAGGGGATCGGCAAGGGGGCGGTGGTCATCATCCGCCTGCCGCTGGCCGATCGTCGTGGGATGGATGGGGGGCCGATCCGATCTCCGAGGACGGAGGAGCGAACATGA